A single window of Apodemus sylvaticus chromosome 4, mApoSyl1.1, whole genome shotgun sequence DNA harbors:
- the LOC127683686 gene encoding uncharacterized protein LOC127683686, protein MAVTIVSLIFLPLKKALLPHRVSCLTRLGAQLQSWRRGLGPNEGVEHQAVEVMEARRRCAVLHGQVVTLPYALRDSPAAGSGDDGGSGVGVGVGVGVGGGSGGGDGSSGDGGGDGDGGDGGGGGGGGDGDGGDGGDGGGGGDDDGGSGDGGGDGSGGGGGGDGGSGDGSGGGGGGDGGSGDGSGGGGGDGSGGGDSGDGGGGDCGDDGSGDGDGGGGGSGDGGSGDDGGSGDGGGSGGGGGDGDGSGG, encoded by the exons ATGGCGGTGACCATTGTAAGCCTCATCTTCCTCCCCTTGAAGAAGGCTTTATTGCCTCACAGAGTGAGCTGCTTAACCCGCCTTGGAGCACAGTTGCAATCATGGAGGAGAGGGCTTGGGCCCAATGAAGGGGTAGAACATCAAGCAGTGGAAGTAATGGAAGCACGGAGGAGGTGTGCTGTGCTGCATGGGCAGGTGGTCACACTGCCCTATGCACTGAGGGATTCTCCAGCAGCTG GGTCTGGTGacgatggtggtagtggtgttggtgttggtgttggtgttggtgttggtggtggtagtggtggtggtgatggtagcagtggtgatggtggtggtgatggtgatggtggtgatggtggtggtggtggtggtggtggtgatggtgatggtggtgatggtggtgatggtggtggtggtggtgatgatgatggtggcagtggtgatggtggtggtgatggcagtggtggtggtggtggtggtgatggtggtagtggtgatggtagtggtggtggtggtggtggtgatggtggtagtggtgatggtagtggtggtggtggtggtgatggtagtggtggtggtgatagtggtgatggtggcgGTGGTGATTgtggtgatgatggtagtggtgatggtgatggtggtggtggtggtagtggtgatggtggcagtggtgatgatggtggcagtggtgatggtggtggtagtggtggtggtggtggtgatggtgatggtagtggtggt